A genome region from Funiculus sociatus GB2-C1 includes the following:
- a CDS encoding RNA polymerase subunit sigma-24, which translates to MRIIAAAGAAAVPAGVAAMSGAGIMSGLATVGGVVGGGALAGVGVIGAAPAVAAKLAMDQVLKEDKELYSDEENQARAIGKAATTVGAVAGTAGAVGAVAAAGSVAGVSAAGITSGLAAIGGVVGGGMAAGVVITAAAPVAAAAALGYGIYILFQPKKKYR; encoded by the coding sequence TGCCGCTATGAGTGGTGCTGGAATTATGTCAGGTCTAGCTACAGTAGGCGGAGTAGTTGGCGGCGGTGCTTTGGCTGGTGTCGGTGTGATTGGTGCTGCTCCGGCTGTTGCTGCAAAATTGGCGATGGATCAAGTATTGAAGGAGGACAAGGAGCTTTATTCTGACGAAGAAAATCAAGCTCGTGCAATTGGCAAAGCAGCAACAACCGTCGGTGCTGTTGCTGGTACTGCGGGAGCTGTTGGAGCAGTTGCCGCTGCTGGAAGTGTTGCGGGTGTGAGTGCAGCTGGAATCACTTCTGGCTTAGCTGCAATCGGCGGTGTAGTTGGAGGTGGCATGGCTGCTGGTGTGGTTATTACGGCAGCAGCGCCAGTAGCAGCAGCGGCGGCTCTTGGTTACGGTATTTACATACTATTTCAGCCAAAGAAAAAATATCGGTAA